One segment of Chionomys nivalis chromosome 1, mChiNiv1.1, whole genome shotgun sequence DNA contains the following:
- the LOC130885164 gene encoding C-type lectin domain family 2 member H-like: protein MVSAVTPVKLYCCYVVNMGLTVAVITLIALSVRKDKLVTERPGPCSPTCPTDWIGFGSQCFYFSEHTKNWTSSQTSCIALAANLALFDSLEELNFLKRYNGDSDHWVGLHRESPEHPWMWTNNTEYNNLFPIRGGGECAYLSDSGISCGRGYIHRKWICSKLKATL from the exons ATGGTCTCCGCCGTGACTCCTGTAAAACTATACTGCTGCTATGTAGTGAACATGGGTCTCACTGTGGCTGTAATTACACTTATAGCTTTGTCAG TGAGAAAAGATAAACTGGTCACTGAGCGCCCTGGACCttgctctcccacctgcccaaCAGACTGGATTGGATTTGGAagtcaatgtttttatttttctgaacacaCAAAAAACTGGACATCCAGCCAAACCTCCTGCATAGCACTAGCAGCCAATCTAGCTCTATTTGACAGTCTGGAGGAGCTG AATTTCCTGAAGAGATACAATGGGGATTCTGACCACTGGGTCGGCCTGCACAGAGAGTCACCAGAGCACCCTTGGATGTGGACAAACAACACTGAATATAACAACTT gTTTCCTATCcgaggaggaggagaatgtgcCTACCTGAGTGACAGCGGAATCAGCTGTGGCAGGGGCTACATACACAGGAAATGGATTTGTAGCAAGCTTAAAGCTACTCTTTAA